The Argentina anserina chromosome 5, drPotAnse1.1, whole genome shotgun sequence genome includes the window AGTGATCATCAACTATTACATCTCTATTTAACTGGTTTAGTGATGAATGAACATTTACCTCTCTTTTCCTTATCTATTCTTCTCTTAATCCCTCTTCATGAAGCAAACCACCTTATTATTTTATAACAGATTTTCAATTGTTAAGGTGTTTTGAGTTTTACCACCAACATCTTTATTACATTAAGTATTATTTGGCCGCGTACATTTTGACATGAAACTCTCATGAGTTAGCCTTAGAAGACGCATGCATGTCCATGGTATTGTCATACTACCACCCCCACCTAAATACTATCACGTTTCGTTtactaaattaattaataaaccaAAGCAAGCAGCAACAAGGAcaaagaaaaacagagcaaCTGCCAATTTGGGTGAGTGAGGATAGCCAAAGAAACTGAAACTGACCATGTTCTGAatgaaactctctctctctctctctctctctctcaactcaCTCTTGCTCATTCCAATCAAACTCCAATGTCTATTTCCATGGCCTTGTTTTCTCCTCCAATCCATctatctccctcctcctccccctCATACCCAAAACCCCATTTCACCCTCAAGCCTTGCCTCTCTCTCAGACTCAACAGGGCCCCCCTCTTCTTCACCACCAGAGCCTCAGCGGAAAATGGTGCTGGAGCTGCTGTGGTAGCTGTGGAGGAAGAGCCTAAGGCGGCTGAGCCGGTTGCGGTCAAGAATGAGAGCTCTAATGGGCCAGCTGCGCCAGCTGAGGAGGTGAAGGTGGTCAGCTTGTTTGAGGACGCCAGATGGGTTAATGGGACTTGGGACTTGAAGCAGTTTGAGAAGAGTGGCAAGACTGACTGGGATTCTGTTATTGATGCTGGTGAGGGTTCTGGGTGTCTCTGGTTTTGATCTTCTAATTTGTTGATTCTTAGTGTTTGGTTTGAAGATGATGCAAATGTTTGAGATTTTGTATGTGTGTTTGCTTTTGTTGCTGATTTATCTGTGCTGAGAGTAATGGAATTTTGAGGTTTTGAGGAACATTGAATTGTAGTTGAGGTTGTGTAGAATGTGTGCTGTAAGTGGAAGACTCAAATGGTTTTGATTTGGTTTACCAATTTGCATGTTTATGATTGGCATTAAAGCAATAAAGACATGATTTTCCTCCTAAAGTTTTGACATTTAGATGAATAGTATTGGAAGAGTTGGATCAATTAGGTAAATTTCTCTTGTGCATCCTCGAAAGGACATTTGCTGTCTAAGGCCTTACTAATTTGATCCTCAAACTTGATTCTGCTTTGTTGTCATCATGCTGGCGTTGGCATCCCCTTGTTCCTCAGTAAATTAGCGTATTTGAGCTCCATTTGCACATTGCAAAGATCAACTAGAAGAAGTTATCATAAGTTAATGTGTTCTCTGTTGAGAATTTACACTTGACCTTGTATTTTCAAGATTTAAAATTGCATGTGAGTGAAGATTGAGCTAGTTGTGAATTGTGACTCTATTTCACTTTGGAATCTATTTGCATTACATTATAGAGTATCAGGTGCTGCTTGAAATTGAATAAGAGTCAAAGGGAAAGCATCTCTTAATTGTTTGAGCAGTCTTGTGTttcactaaacaatttcatgCATCTTTTTGTAAAACTTATCATACAGCGGTGAGTTTGTGATCTAATCGTTTTGATTGACAAATAATAACAGGTGCTAACTTTACACTTGCTGATAATTCAGGAATGACTTGATTTCTAATGCTCAACCTTGTAAAAACTTTCAGAGGCAAGGAGAAGAAAATGGCTCCAGGATAACCCGGAATCGTCCAGTAATGATAATCCTGTACTTTTTGACACATCAATTGTACCTTGGTGGGCATGGATAAAGAGATACCATTTGCCTGAAGCCGAGCTACTCAATGGTTTGTTCAGATCCACTTACGTTATTTTAATTGTAAACCCTGGACAACACATGTTTCTCAATTTAATTGGTTATGTGCtcttttatgttatttgtgCAGGTCGTGCTGCTATGGTAGGTTTCTTCAGTGCTTATATAGTTGATAGCTTGACTGGAGTAGGCCTGGTTGATCAAATGGGCAATTTTGTCTGCAAAACGTTACTGTTTGTAGCTGTGGGGGGAGTACTTCTGATCCGCAAGAACGAGGATGTTGAGAAACTAAAGAAGCTGCTGGATGAGACGACGTTTTACGACAAGCAATGGCAAGCGACCTGGCAGGATGAGACTCCTGGCAATCCTGGCAATCCAAGGAAGTAGTAGTCTTGAGTTTGCCTTTTGAACTTGGGCAGTTCTGTTGTCTTCCTTATGTTACTGTAGTTGTTCTATGCTAGTGGCGGATGAAAATTGTACTCGTAAAGTTTTTAGTAAAATGTGTGTTTACAATGACAAATTACTCTTGAAAATTTCTGCGGATCTCAATCTCGTCTCTTAATTGCATTGTCTTAGTTTCCATAATCCTTTCTACATTGATCGCCTGGAAAAAGCGATGAAACTCGAAAATTTCAACTATTCCTTGATGATGAGAAAAAGATGTTTGTGccagaaattttttttagcTCTATGACCATATCATCTATGTACTGGACGCTGTCACGTAAGCTGAAGCTGAAGTTTACCTAAATTATGAGCACACTTTCCATGAAGAGCTAGTGAAAGCCTTGAAAGTACTTGAAGTTTCCTCATCACAAgaaatatcgtatataagctCAATCTATGGTGGTCCATCAATTGGTTAACCGAGGGCTTGTTTGCCTGATTgaccaaaaacaaattataCATCGATTACCTCAGTAACTATCAGGTGGCCAATTGGCcaatatatcttcaaaagttGAGACTGCTATGGAGGGGGAAGCTTGCTAGCCAAACTAGGTCAATTTTGTGCATGAAAGATAGGTCACTTGATATAATCTGATACATAAGTTAGAATGGATCGAACTGATGGTGGTCATGTTTCCTTCAGTTTAGGCAAGCCATCAGAGTTGTTAGGCTTGGAGATTAAATTCCCTCCTGGTGATGATAGGCTAGGCCAACACAATACTCGGACTCATTTGGGTGACCTGCAGTTGTCTACGTTTTCAAGAGTGGGTTTCATTACGATGATCGCCAACCTCTTTCAATCACCACATTCCAAATTGAGGAAGGAAACATTATTCAACTACTCGCGATGTGTATACTCCCTTCTACTTCCCAGTGTGAAATCCTTTAGTCATCACTATTTTCGGGTTTAGCCGTGCTTAgtgtgcttgaaattgtcaagAGGGAAGTGGATGGATGCGCCTTGAAATTGTCAAGAGGGAAGTGGATGGATGCGCCTTGTTTAGTTATACATGGAGTCTCTTTTATTCGGCAATCACTTTTGTTGGATTTCTGATTTCATTTTACGGCTGAGGTATGATCCGGAAACCGACTCTTGGGACTCATTGGCCCCTTTATCATTTCGATGTCCTGGATCATGGATTTCCGGTCACGCTGTTGTTAAAGATTTCATTTTGGTTTCTATACGGTCGGCCCTACCATGATGGTAGTAACATCGTTTTGTTATGATATGAGGTCTGACATGTGGACGAGGGTTCTGCAAAGCTTGCTTGGAGTGGAAGGGCTGTGGTTTCGGGCGACACTATCTATGCCTTATCTTATTTGTTTGCGGATGGCATTATAACATTCTCAGTATCTCGAGGAACGGTCGGTCAATGACCTCAAGGCCTTGAAGAAGCATGGAACAGTACTTTAAGGCTGTTCGTGCTATCCATGGTCTTATACTACCACCGGGGCATGTTTACTCTCACGAATCTAGAAAGACATACCCAAAATCCCATTTCACCCTCAAGAACACTTTAAATTAAGTACTATTGTCTTTAAGCCTCAGGTCTTCATCTCTAGCTTGCTCTTTGCAAATTCCGATCTTAACATGAAAACCTCATAGGGCATTCATTTCACATTGACAGAAAAATAAACAAGGTCTTTAACTTCTTTCTGACAATGACAAGGAGAAGCAGCTGATAAGCGAACAAGAGGAGCAAATAAAGATAGCTCCCTCATGCTCCCCAGCCCCTCAAGAGGGTGGCGCGTGCAACGCGGTTCACACCAAGGGTAAAAGCTCCCATTCGCAAGTTGCAGTCATGAGCTTGGCACATACCTTTGATGTCAATGAAAGCTTTCTGCATATACCTTTTAAGCTCACTGTTTACTTTCTCTTCTTCCCACATAAAGCCTTGAATATTCTGCAGAACAAACATGGTGATTTTTCACCCTATTAGTTCAGAAAATACCGATCCATATGGCTGATACAAACACATCAGTGAAGATTAATTTCCTGAATACATTCTTCAGGCATTAATCATTCGTACCTGAACCCATTCAAAGTAGCTAACTGTCACACCACCAGCATTTGCATATATGTCAGGGAGAATAACAACTCCTCTCTTGGACAAAATCTACAAAAGAAGATTTCTATTAAGAATGTAACTATTAATTAAGCAACCAGTTCCTATATCTAACTCAAATACAGAGGCTAATTACCTCATCAGCTTCAGGATCAGTGGGATGGTTTGCAGCCTCTATAATGAACTTTGCCTTAACATCAGCAGCATTATCCCTTCAATAAACAATAAAAGAGCTCAACAACAAGATAAGATCAAGAAAAAATGGAACGTATTGTTTCATGCATTCTTAGTGAAGCAGAATACACACTTGTTAATAACACCTCCCAAGGCACAGGGAATGAGAACATCACATTCGTGAACAAGCAAGTCATTTGGGTCCATACACTCTGCACCTTGGAAATCCTTTAAATTTGCGTTGCTCTCTTTGTGTCTCAGTAAAGCTGGGATATCAATTCCAGTTGGGTTCCTGATTGCACCGCTGATGTCACTCACAGCAACGACAAGACCCCCTCTATCATGAAGTAACTTGGCTGCCCATGAGCCCACATTTCCAAAACCCTAAGATGTACAAATGAGTTTGTAGATGGCTATTGTTTGAGCAACATATTTGTAtgcttcaaaaaaaaaaaaacagaaccaTGTACTAAATGGTCGAAGCAGAACCGCAGAAGGCAGTTTCAATCCATaacagataaaaaaaaatgtatgagTGTGAATTAAGAAAAACCTGTATAACAAACTCCAAGCCAGAAATTGACTTCCC containing:
- the LOC126794519 gene encoding light-harvesting complex-like protein 3 isotype 1, chloroplastic, encoding MSISMALFSPPIHLSPSSSPSYPKPHFTLKPCLSLRLNRAPLFFTTRASAENGAGAAVVAVEEEPKAAEPVAVKNESSNGPAAPAEEVKVVSLFEDARWVNGTWDLKQFEKSGKTDWDSVIDAEARRRKWLQDNPESSSNDNPVLFDTSIVPWWAWIKRYHLPEAELLNGRAAMVGFFSAYIVDSLTGVGLVDQMGNFVCKTLLFVAVGGVLLIRKNEDVEKLKKLLDETTFYDKQWQATWQDETPGNPGNPRK
- the LOC126793456 gene encoding glutamate dehydrogenase 2-like, which translates into the protein MNALAATNRNFRHAARILGLDEKLEKSLLIPFREIKVECTIPKDDGTLASYVGFRIQHDNARGPMKGGIRYHPEVDPDEVNALAQLMTWKTAVANIPYGGAKGGIGCNPRDLSISELERLTRVFTQRIHDLIGIHRDVPAPDMGTNAQTMAWILDEYSKFHGHSPAVVTGKPIDLGGSLGRESATGLGVIFATEAVLAEYGKSISGLEFVIQGFGNVGSWAAKLLHDRGGLVVAVSDISGAIRNPTGIDIPALLRHKESNANLKDFQGAECMDPNDLLVHECDVLIPCALGGVINKDNAADVKAKFIIEAANHPTDPEADEILSKRGVVILPDIYANAGGVTVSYFEWVQNIQGFMWEEEKVNSELKRYMQKAFIDIKGMCQAHDCNLRMGAFTLGVNRVARATLLRGWGA